A genomic stretch from candidate division TA06 bacterium includes:
- a CDS encoding GNAT family N-acetyltransferase — translation MLSPRPTAHGRTAPNVNGAIQSLGEIVEEIKIRKANLEDGTQVAGLLEELGFSIKPAFIRLKIEILYKSDRDTVLVSELDNKVLGVAHLHITEMLHEPGHIGRIMTIVVKNEHKRSGIGRALMTSLEIVAQEAGCTRLEISNDIPREGAREFYRSLGYTEESKRFVKKLVQEQPPP, via the coding sequence ATCCTCTCGCCCCGACCAACTGCTCATGGCCGGACCGCCCCGAATGTCAATGGTGCCATTCAATCGTTAGGCGAAATCGTGGAAGAAATCAAAATAAGAAAGGCCAATCTTGAGGATGGAACCCAGGTTGCCGGTCTTCTGGAAGAACTTGGGTTCTCCATCAAACCTGCGTTCATACGGCTAAAAATAGAAATACTGTATAAAAGCGATAGAGATACTGTCCTTGTTTCAGAATTGGACAACAAGGTTCTCGGTGTTGCCCATTTACATATTACAGAGATGCTGCACGAACCCGGACACATCGGACGAATAATGACTATCGTGGTGAAGAATGAACACAAGCGCTCTGGCATCGGCCGGGCCCTGATGACCTCACTTGAAATCGTTGCGCAAGAGGCCGGCTGCACCAGACTAGAGATAAGCAATGATATCCCCCGCGAGGGTGCACGGGAATTTTATAGAAGTCTGGGATACACTGAGGAGTCGAAACGATTTGTGAAGAAGTTGGTACAAGAGCAACCACCACCCTAG
- a CDS encoding DUF1893 domain-containing protein: MGDPSDSRTCGRAHILANAFLRSLRRPPSWVAVRPRRWTPEPYHQLRALRNASCDCPPSSHSGDHNVWTCLRLTQAPLKRQCLAFLDRCTHRRQDCRNVCGLSDASITSIQLFGQRIYRGAPGNSHPDCPSSSHSQAFCQESLLIARERILLEKLEKFASSPWSLVVENREGVLFRSKDDQLIPLMECIESHYPEMAGATVLDKTVGRAAALLCIYAKVDLVLTPLISKAAVEALEESGLLFLALEKVELIVNARGTSPCPMEKKAMGKSPDQFYESLAKKPHHKPVDRANPEC; the protein is encoded by the coding sequence CTGGGCGACCCATCTGATAGCAGGACCTGTGGCCGGGCGCACATTCTTGCCAATGCATTTCTTCGTTCTCTGCGCCGGCCTCCTTCTTGGGTGGCGGTCAGGCCTCGTCGCTGGACTCCTGAGCCCTATCATCAGCTTCGCGCTCTCAGGAATGCCTCCTGCGATTGTCCTCCTTCCTCTCACTCTGGAGATCACAACGTATGGACTTGTCTCCGGCTTACTCAGGCGCCGCTTAAACGGCAATGTCTGGCTTTCCTTGATCGGTGCACTCATCGCCGGCAGGATTGTCGTAATGTTTGCGGTTTATCTGATGCGAGTATCACCTCCATTCAGCTATTTGGCCAGCGCATTTATCGCGGGGCTCCCGGGAATAGCCATCCAGATTGCCCTTCTTCCTCTCATAGCCAAGCTTTTTGCCAGGAGAGCCTTCTCATAGCTCGGGAAAGAATACTCCTCGAAAAACTGGAAAAGTTCGCGTCCAGTCCATGGTCTCTCGTAGTAGAGAACAGGGAAGGCGTCCTCTTCCGTTCCAAGGACGACCAGCTGATTCCCCTGATGGAATGCATAGAAAGTCACTATCCTGAAATGGCTGGCGCTACGGTTCTTGATAAGACGGTTGGAAGAGCCGCGGCCCTCCTCTGCATATATGCTAAGGTGGACCTGGTACTGACACCTTTGATAAGCAAGGCGGCCGTGGAGGCACTTGAGGAGTCCGGTCTTCTATTTCTGGCTCTTGAAAAGGTCGAGCTAATAGTGAACGCTCGGGGCACGAGTCCATGCCCCATGGAGAAGAAAGCAATGGGGAAATCCCCGGACCAGTTCTACGAATCACTCGCCAAGAAGCCTCATCACAAACCAGTTGACAGAGCAAACCCGGAGTGCTAG